A stretch of Mucilaginibacter terrae DNA encodes these proteins:
- a CDS encoding DMT family transporter, with product MTEQRKALKAIAWGMAASLFLSSTFIINSIISGAGGYWAWTAALRSLFLIPILGIVVLLAGQLKSTIAAIKQAPLVFIKWGIIGFGCLYTLLAVASLWSPGWMVAATFQVNILAGMLLAPLIYPDERRRIPKKSLLLSVVIVAGVFVMQFDRLTQLHSLGNTLLSLIMVVLGAIVWPLGNRRLMVDLEHKGLYLNALQRVLGMSVGCLPLLLVLAVIGYANSGAPSLVLCTSSLLSAIFSGFLGGVGFYQATQIVSKNTVALAAIEATQVFEIFFTLMGEMLLKGTRFPGFYAQAGFGVILLGISIHFWNAWNHSRKFQHTLTLSI from the coding sequence ATGACCGAACAACGGAAAGCACTCAAAGCAATTGCCTGGGGAATGGCGGCATCACTGTTTTTATCATCAACTTTTATTATTAATAGTATAATTTCGGGTGCCGGCGGTTACTGGGCATGGACGGCTGCCCTGCGCAGCTTGTTTTTAATACCTATACTTGGAATTGTGGTTTTGTTGGCTGGTCAGCTTAAAAGTACTATTGCGGCTATAAAACAAGCACCGCTGGTTTTTATAAAATGGGGCATCATAGGCTTTGGTTGTTTGTACACCTTGCTGGCCGTGGCCTCGCTGTGGTCGCCGGGGTGGATGGTGGCCGCTACCTTTCAGGTCAATATATTAGCAGGTATGCTATTAGCTCCACTTATTTATCCTGATGAAAGGCGCAGAATTCCTAAAAAGTCGTTATTGCTTTCGGTTGTAATAGTGGCTGGCGTTTTTGTAATGCAGTTTGACAGGTTAACCCAATTGCATTCGTTAGGAAATACCCTGTTAAGTTTAATAATGGTTGTTTTGGGTGCAATAGTTTGGCCGCTGGGTAACCGCAGGTTAATGGTTGATTTAGAGCATAAAGGCTTGTATTTAAATGCGCTGCAACGTGTTTTGGGCATGAGCGTGGGTTGCCTGCCCTTGCTGCTTGTACTGGCTGTTATAGGGTATGCCAATTCGGGGGCGCCATCATTGGTTTTATGTACTTCTTCGCTTCTGTCGGCCATATTTTCGGGTTTTTTGGGTGGTGTAGGGTTTTACCAGGCTACGCAAATTGTAAGTAAAAACACCGTTGCACTGGCTGCTATTGAGGCTACGCAGGTATTCGAAATATTTTTTACACTGATGGGGGAGATGCTGTTGAAAGGAACCCGGTTCCCGGGCTTTTACGCACAGGCCGGGTTTGGTGTTATACTGCTGGGAATCAGTATTCATTTTTGGAATGCCTGGAACCATAGCCGTAAATTTCAACACACCTTAACGTTATCTATTTAA
- a CDS encoding helix-turn-helix domain-containing protein encodes MKPSANLPIQKLLDGEFLRVTRLHKDLNQLSVIPHRHDHYELMLVTKGEGIHYIDFKPYGVKPGRLYFIQPGQVHLIDKFDRDGWLVMFGEELFKLFVNIHNRENETGLLDSYTTAPYIDVDDELNSIVTFLIEQLQHECGRAKADASLTLHYTSLLLLHANRAHIVQHGQVQSVGLNRGLLHQLKQLINLHLRQQHQAAFYAEALLVDIKKLNGICREATQMTVFELLQERLLTESKILLQTSEQSVKEISYELGFNDPAFFGRFFKRHTGITPADFRNVRMI; translated from the coding sequence ATGAAACCCTCCGCAAATCTCCCCATACAAAAGCTTTTAGACGGTGAGTTTTTGCGCGTAACCCGCCTGCACAAAGATTTAAACCAGTTATCTGTTATTCCTCACCGCCACGATCATTATGAGCTGATGCTGGTAACCAAGGGCGAGGGCATACACTATATAGATTTTAAGCCTTACGGGGTAAAACCGGGGCGGTTATATTTCATCCAGCCGGGCCAGGTGCATTTAATTGATAAATTTGACCGTGATGGCTGGCTGGTTATGTTTGGCGAGGAGTTGTTTAAGCTATTTGTTAACATTCATAACCGTGAGAATGAGACAGGACTATTAGATAGTTACACAACGGCACCTTATATTGATGTGGATGATGAACTGAATTCCATCGTAACTTTTTTAATTGAACAGTTGCAACATGAATGCGGCCGCGCAAAGGCCGATGCATCGCTTACTTTACATTATACTTCTTTATTGTTGCTGCATGCTAATCGTGCGCATATCGTCCAGCATGGGCAAGTGCAAAGTGTAGGGCTAAACCGCGGACTTTTGCATCAATTAAAGCAACTGATAAACTTGCATCTGAGGCAGCAACACCAGGCCGCTTTTTATGCCGAAGCATTATTGGTTGATATAAAAAAGTTGAATGGCATTTGCCGGGAGGCTACTCAAATGACAGTTTTTGAATTGTTACAAGAGCGTTTGCTTACCGAGAGCAAGATCCTGCTGCAAACCTCAGAGCAATCAGTAAAAGAGATCAGCTACGAACTGGGCTTTAACGATCCCGCATTTTTTGGCCGGTTCTTTAAACGTCATACCGGTATAACGCCTGCCGATTTTCGTAACGTGCGGATGATATAG